CCGAGCGCGGCCAGGACCGCCTGCACGGCGGCCACCACCGGGCCGCCGACCGCGCCCACCAGGGCGGCGATGCCGGCGATGCGGGTGAGCCGGCCCTCCAGTTCGGCGCGCGGGGCCTCGGGGTCGAGGTCCTCCGCCGCCGCGTCGAGCTCCGCGCGGCGGGTGTCGTCCAGGTGGGTGCGGAGTCCCTCGATGGCCGAGCGCAGGTCGTCGAGGGCGGTCGCGGGGGTGGCCGCCGCGCCCACCGTCTTGCCGCCGACGACGATGTCGCCGGAGCCGGTGTGGGTGGCCTTGCCGATGTTGCCCGACCCGTACTGGTGGATCTGATCGCTGCTCATGTCACCCTGCCTGGATGTTGCCGTGGCCGAAGTGGTTGGCCTGTCCGATGTTGCCCGTGCCGTACTGCTGGATGAGGTCGCCGGCGACGGCGTGCTCCACGTTGAAGATCATCTGAGCCTGGCCCGGGGTGCTGATGGCCTTGGTGATCTCCAGCACGAGATGGTCGATCTCGTACTTCTGGGTGCTCCAGACGGTGTCCCGCTGGGTGCCGGCCGTGTTCACGATCAGGCCGTAGAGCACGGGGAGATCGGGCTGCCGGACCTTCACGACGAGACGCCAGACCATCAGGGCGGCGACGGCGACCACGACGACGTAGGCGACGGTCTCCTTCGAGGCCTGGGCGAGCGCCCCGCCGATGCCGAGGACGAGCCAGATGCGGAAGATGCCGACGACGAGGTCCTTGCCGATCTTCTTCTTCACGGGCACGAGCCTGCGCTGTCCCACGTGCGAGATGTTCCGCAGGGGGTACGCGTCACCGCCGACCCATAACGACCCGGTGTGGATCTGCACCTCTACCGGGTTGTGGCGAGACATTCGCTTCCCCTTTCCCCAGGAAACCGGTGCTTCACTCTAGCGGAGCAACGGGCAGGGCCAGCGGCGCGAAAACCAAGCTGTGACATGGGAGTTGACCGGCGCGGGAGCTGTGCGCGCGGGCGTGCGCGCCCGCCCCGCGGCGCCCGCGCTCAGCGCGCGAGCTCCGCCAGCGCCGCCCGGATCCCGGCGGTCATCCGCTCGGGGTGGGCGAAGACGTCCCGGGCGGTGAAGCGCAGGACCCGGCGGATTCCGGGGCAGGACTGGAGCGCGTTGAAGCGGGCGATGTCGCGCTCGTGGGCGCGGCGGGTGCCGTGGTAGGCGAAGCCCTCGACCTCCACCGCCAGTCCGGCCTCCCGGAAGAGGAAGTCGGGGTGGAGGGCCCGGCCGGCCGGCGTCCTCAGCGACGGCTGGCACTCGGGGTGGAGGGACGCGTCGGCCATCCTCAGCCGGGCCACCGTCTCCGCGGGCGATCCCGCCGCCGGGTTCGCCAGCGCGAGCCAGGCGCGGGCGCGCGGCGCTCCCGGGCGGCGGACGGCGAGCTGCGCGGCCAGCTCCTCGTACCGCACCAGGGGCCCTCTCCGTACGCCTTCCACCCTCCGCTCGGACAGCGCCGAGTCCGCGACCACCACGGCCTGTTCTCTGCTCGCGGACGCCCGTATCAGGTCCGCGGCCGTCCGCGCGGCCGTCGTCACGCGCAGGCCCCGGCGCAGGCAGACGTCCTCCGGTGGCAGCGAGGCCCGCGAACCGGGCGGGGCCGGCATCCCCGCCGGCAGCTCGATCCGGTGCAGCCGTGCCGCCGTGTCGTACCGGCAGACCCGCCGGGGGCGCAGCAGCTGGAGCGCGGTCTCCCGGACCCGCCAGTCCGTCTCCTTGCCCGGCGCCGCCCACGCGCCCCGGCAGATCGGCTGCCAGCCGTCCCGCCGCAGCCGCGTGGCGAGCCGGCCCGGTGGCCAGCCCGCCGCGAGCGCCCGGACGGTGAGGAGCACCCCGCCCCGGGCGAGGATCGACAACTCGTACATACGCCCAACGATCCACGGATGAGGGACACTTCGCACCCCCTGTGGAAAACCCGGCGAAAGTTGTCCCCAGGAAACCGCAAAAGTGTCCGCCGAGGGTTTCGGGGGAGGAGCATTCTGGACGGAACCACCACGACGCTTCCGGGGCAGGGCCGCCGATGCAGCAGCACTCCAGACCTCAGACCGACGCTCCTCCGACCGCCGGCGAACAACTCGTCCACGACCTCCTCGCGCACGTCCCGGCGTTCCGCGCCGCGTACGAGAGCCACGTCTTCCGGCAGGGCGGGGTCCTGCCGCACGTCTTCTTCTGGGACGTCGTCCAGGGAACCGTCCGCTCCTTCCTGGCGGAGGAGACGGAGCCCGACTGGCGCCGCACCCTGGACTTCCTGGAGGAGCAGATCCGCCGCGGCGACACCGCCGTCGACGAGGTGATCGTCACCTCCTTCCTCGGCGACCTCCCGTCCCCCCACGAGCCCGGCCACGCCATCGTCGGCCAGCTCGGCCCCATCATGTCCGCCCGCTACGACCGCATAAGGCCCCGTGCCTGACCAGCGCCTCCCCTCCGGCACCCGGACCGTCCGGCGCCTCGGATAATCGTCCGCATGCCCCCGTCCACCCGCACCACCAGCGCCCCCGGCAGCCGCACGCGCCCCTCCCCGCTTCTGCTCGCCCTCGGCGGTTACGCCGTCACCCGGGTGATCGGGCTCGTCGTGCTCGCCGGGGTCGCGGCCGGGGTCGGGAAGGACGGGTTCCACCGGTTGAGCGGGCGGTGGGACTCGGTCTGGTACGTGCGGATCGCCGAGCACGGGTACGGGTACACGGTCACGCTGCCGAACGGGGACGTCCACTCCGACCTGGCGTTCTTTCCGCTGCTTCCGGCCCTGGAGCGGGTCCTGTCGGCGGTCTCGCCGCTGGACGCCGCTGGTGCCGGGCTGGTGGTCTCCTGGACCGCTTCGGTCGTCGCCGCCTGGGGGATCTTCCGGTGCGGCGAGCACGTCGTCTCGGCCCGGGCCGGGGTGGTGCTGGCGGTGCTGTGGGGCGTGTACCCGACGGCGTTCGTGCAGTCGATGGCGTACACGGAGACCCTGTTCACCGCGTTCGCCGCCTGGTCGCTGTACGCGGTGCTGCGCGGGCGGTGGATCCTCGCCGGGCTGCTCTGCGCGGGCGCCGGACTCACCCGGCCCACGGCCGCCGCGCTGGTCGCCGCCCTCGGCGTCACCGCCCTCGTGACCCTGGTCCGGGACCGGCGGCTGCCGTGGCGGACGGTGGCCGGGGTGCTGCTCGCGCCGCTCGGCTGGCTCGGGTACGTCGTGTACGTCGGCGTCCGCGAGTCGAGCGCCACCGCGTACGTCGAGGTGCAGGCCGCCTGGGGGAACTCCGTCGACGGCGGCGTCGCCCTCGCCCGCTTCGTCGCCGCGCTGCCCCGGCCCGCAGCGCTCGGCCTCTGCGCGGCCCTCGCGCTTCTGGCCTGGCTGGTCGTGCTGTGCGTGCGGCAGCGCCAGCCGCTGCCGCTGCTCCTCTACACGGTCGGCGTCGTCGTGCTGTCGCTCGTCGGCGCCGCGTACTTCGGCTCCCGGCCGCGCCTGATGATGCCCGCCTTCGGACTGCTGCTGCCGCCCGCCGCCGCGCTCGCCCGCCTCCGCACCCGCACCACCGCCACCGTCCTCGCCGTGCTCGCCCTGGCCTCCGCCGGCTACGGCGCCTTCACGCTGCTGGGATCCGGGCCGCCCTGACCGGGTGCCGGTCCGGCCGTCACCGTCAGCCGCGTCCCCACCCGCAGCCCCCAGCCCGCCATCGCGCCCGCCTCCGCCTCCAGCACGTGCCGGGCGCGGAACCGGAGCGCCCCGAGCCGGCCCGGGCGCATCGTGACGACGGAGAGCACCCGCAGCTCCCGGTCCAGATGGGCGACGTCGATGGGGAAGCCCATGCCGAAGGTGTGCACGCTGTTCGCCGGGGTCAGCAGCATCGCCCCCGCGATCCCGTCCCGGCCCAGCAGCCCGCGCCGCCGCGCCCGGTACGAGGCCGCGATCTCCACCGGTACCGCCGCGCCGCCCGGCACCGCCAGCGTGCCCGTCCCGTCCCGCCAACTCCGCCCCATGCGCCCGACCTTAGACCTAAGGTCAGGCCGTGTACCCGTCGCTGATCGTGCTCGCCGCCCTGTGGGGCGCCGCCGTCGGGCTGCTCGTGCCGCGGGCCGCGTACCGGCTCTCCGTGCAGCCCGATGAGCCCTGGCGGGAGCGGTGTCCCGCGGGGCACCGGCTCGTCGGTCCGGCCGGCGGCTGGCTGGGCGGGCCCGGCCGGGCCGGGTGCGCGACGACGCCCGCGCCGTTCGCCGTGCCGGTGCTGACCGCGCTGGTCTGCGCGCTGCTCGCCGCCGCCACCGGCGGGCCCCGGCCCGAGCTCGCCGTCTGGCTGCTCGCCGCGCCCTTCGGCGTCCTGCTGGGCTGTGTCGACGTCCGGGTGCAGCGGCTGCCGGACGGGCTGACCCTGCCGCTCGCGGTCGCCGTGCCGCTGCTGCTGGGGGCCGCCGAACTCCTCCCGTACGACGCCGGGTCCTGGACCGACGCCCTGCTCGGCGCGGCCGCGCTCGGCGGCGGCTATCTCGCGCTGCACCTCATCAGCCCGCAGGGCCTCGGCTTCGGCGACGTGAAGCTCGCCCTGCCGCTGGGCGCCGCCCTCGGCTGGTACGGCTGGGGCGTGCTCTTCACCGGCGCCTTCCTGGGCTTCCTGCTCGGCGCGGGATACGGCTTCGGGCGGGTCCTCCTCGGCCGCGCGGGCCGCTCCTCCGCGATCCCGTTCGGCCCCTTCATGCTCTCCGGCGCCCTGCTCGGCCTGGCCCTCGGTGCCTTCACCGCCCTGCCCTGAACACACCCGGCGCCGCCGCGGGCGGCGCGGCTCCGCAGCGCCACCGGGCCGTCGCGGAGTGCCACGCCACCCGCGTCCACCAGGCCGGTCGTCAATGCCGGGCGTTCCCCCGTCGGAGGGACGGAACTCCGCCGCCACGCCGGGGCGCAAACCCGCCACAGGGGCCCGGAGCCCTTGGGGCGCTTGGGATCCGGGGAAATCCGGCCGCTTCGTTCGGCGCACGTGGCGCGCGACCCGACTTACGAAGGGTTATGGTGGAACCCCCCCCTCGGGCCGGTCCGTATCCCCCCCCC
The Streptomyces roseofulvus genome window above contains:
- a CDS encoding DUF6232 family protein, with the protein product MSRHNPVEVQIHTGSLWVGGDAYPLRNISHVGQRRLVPVKKKIGKDLVVGIFRIWLVLGIGGALAQASKETVAYVVVVAVAALMVWRLVVKVRQPDLPVLYGLIVNTAGTQRDTVWSTQKYEIDHLVLEITKAISTPGQAQMIFNVEHAVAGDLIQQYGTGNIGQANHFGHGNIQAG
- a CDS encoding DUF7674 family protein, whose translation is MQQHSRPQTDAPPTAGEQLVHDLLAHVPAFRAAYESHVFRQGGVLPHVFFWDVVQGTVRSFLAEETEPDWRRTLDFLEEQIRRGDTAVDEVIVTSFLGDLPSPHEPGHAIVGQLGPIMSARYDRIRPRA
- a CDS encoding mannosyltransferase family protein — translated: MPPSTRTTSAPGSRTRPSPLLLALGGYAVTRVIGLVVLAGVAAGVGKDGFHRLSGRWDSVWYVRIAEHGYGYTVTLPNGDVHSDLAFFPLLPALERVLSAVSPLDAAGAGLVVSWTASVVAAWGIFRCGEHVVSARAGVVLAVLWGVYPTAFVQSMAYTETLFTAFAAWSLYAVLRGRWILAGLLCAGAGLTRPTAAALVAALGVTALVTLVRDRRLPWRTVAGVLLAPLGWLGYVVYVGVRESSATAYVEVQAAWGNSVDGGVALARFVAALPRPAALGLCAALALLAWLVVLCVRQRQPLPLLLYTVGVVVLSLVGAAYFGSRPRLMMPAFGLLLPPAAALARLRTRTTATVLAVLALASAGYGAFTLLGSGPP
- a CDS encoding DUF192 domain-containing protein — translated: MGRSWRDGTGTLAVPGGAAVPVEIAASYRARRRGLLGRDGIAGAMLLTPANSVHTFGMGFPIDVAHLDRELRVLSVVTMRPGRLGALRFRARHVLEAEAGAMAGWGLRVGTRLTVTAGPAPGQGGPDPSSVKAP
- a CDS encoding A24 family peptidase; protein product: MYPSLIVLAALWGAAVGLLVPRAAYRLSVQPDEPWRERCPAGHRLVGPAGGWLGGPGRAGCATTPAPFAVPVLTALVCALLAAATGGPRPELAVWLLAAPFGVLLGCVDVRVQRLPDGLTLPLAVAVPLLLGAAELLPYDAGSWTDALLGAAALGGGYLALHLISPQGLGFGDVKLALPLGAALGWYGWGVLFTGAFLGFLLGAGYGFGRVLLGRAGRSSAIPFGPFMLSGALLGLALGAFTALP